The nucleotide window TGGAATCGCTAGTAATCGCGGATCAGCATGCCGCGGTGAATACGTTCCCGGGTCTTGTACACACCGCCCGTCACACCATGGGAGTGGGTTTTGCCAGAAGTGGCTAGTCTAACCGCAAGGAGGACGGTCACCACGGCAGGATTCATGACTGGGGTGAAGTCGTAACAAGGTAGCCGTATCGGAAGGTGCGGCTGGATCACCTCCTTTCATGAGCTCATCGCTCACTGCGTTTTAAGCGCTCACACTTGTCGGCTGTAAGAAAGACAGACTCAGGGGTCTGTAGCTCAGTCGGTTAGAGCACCGTCTTGATAAGGCGGGGGTCGATGGTTCGAATCCATCCAGACCCACCACTGTCTGTGACGGGCAGCCCCCTTGAGTTGTGTGACTGGGGGATTAGCTCAGCTGGGAGAGCACCTGCTTTGCAAGCAGGGGGTCGTCGGTTCGATCCCGTCATCCTCCACCAATTCCCAATGCACAGCGTTCTGCAGCAATGATGCAGAACACTTCGCATTGGCGATTGAGCCAGTCAGAGCGATATGAAAATATCGGCTGTCGTTCTTTAACAATCAGGAAGAAGTAGTAAAGAGATTCATCCAAAAATGTCTAGAGATGGGCATGAGTAGGTGAATCAGGGTTGTGATTGTATCGAAAGTATTTTTAAGTGATCGAAAGATTGCCTTGAAATACGGCGCAACACGAATACTCAACCTGTAGCGCGTGTGAACCGACGCAAGCAATTGCGCAGGAGACACACCCGTTATAGGGTCAAGCGAACAAGTGCATGTGGTGGATGCCTTGGCGATCACAGGCGATGAAGGACGCGGTAGCCTGCGAAAAGCGGTGGGGAGCTGGCAAACAAGCTTTGATCCACCGATATCCGAATGGGGAAACCCACTCCGAATGGAGTATCCATGACTGAATACATAGGTCATGTGAAGCGAACGCGGCGAACTGAAACATCTAAGTAGCCGCAGGAAAAGAAATCAACCGAGATTCCCAAAGTAGTGGCGAGCGAAATGGGACCAGCCTGCATTCTTTATCTGAACTGTTAGCCAAACGCTCTGGAAAGTGCGGCCATAGTGGGTGATAGCCCCGTAGGCGAAAACAGATTGGAAGAACTAGGGATGCGACAAGTAGGGCGGGACACGTGAAATCCTGTCTGAAGATGGGGGGACCATCCTCCAAGGCTAAATACTCGTGATCGACCGATAGTGAACCAGTACCGTGAGGGAAAGGCGAAAAGAACCCCGGGAGGGGAGTGAAATAGATCCTGAAACCGCATGCATACAAACAGTCGGAGCCTCGCAAGGGGTGACGGCGTACCTTTTGTATAATGGGTCAGCGACTTACATTCAGTGGCAAGCTTAACCGAATAGGGCAGGCGTAGCGAAAGCGAGTCCGAACAGGGCGTTCAGTCGCTGGGTGTAGACCCGAAACCAGGTGATCTATCCATGGCCAGGTTGAAGGCACGGTAACACGTGCTGGAGGACCGAACCCACTAACGTTGAAAAGTTAGGGGATGAGCTGTGGATAGGGGTGAAAGGCTAAACAAACCTGGAAATAGCTGGTTCTCTCCGAAAACTATTTAGGTAGTGCCTCGTGTATCACCTTCGGGGGTAGAGCACTGTCATGGTTGAAGGGTCCATTGCGGATTACTTCGCCATAGCAAACTCCGAATACCGAAGAGTGCAATCACGGGAGACAGACATCGGGTGCTAACGTCCGGTGTCAAGAGGGAAACAACCCAGACCGCCAGCTAAGGTCCCCAAATATGACTAAGTGGGAAACGAAGTGGGAAGGCTAAAACAGTCAGGAGGTTGGCTTAGAAGCAGCCACCCTTTAAAGAAAGCGTAATAGCTCACTGATCGAGTCGTCCTGCGCGGAAGATGTAACGGGGCTAAGTCATATACCGAAGCTGCGGATGCGAGCTAGTCTCGCATGGTAGGAGAGCGTTCCGTAAGCCTGCGAAGGTGCGTTGAAAAGCGTGCTGGAGGTATCGGAAGTGCGAATGCTGACATGAGTAGCGATAAAGGGGGTGAAAGGCCCCCTCGCCGTAAGCCCAAGGTTTCCTACGCAACGTTCATCGGCGTAGGGTGAGTCGGCCCCTAAGGCGAGGCAGAAATGCGTAGCTGATGGGAAGCAGGTCAATATTCCTGCACCATTGTTGAATGCGATGGGGGGACGGATCGCGGAAGGTTGTCCGGGTGTTGGAAGTCCCGGTCCTTGCATTGGAGAAGGCGCTTTGGCAAATCCGGGCGCGGAATTCAAGGGTGTGAGGCCAGTCTCTCAGGAGACGAAGCAACTGGAAGTGGTTCCAAGAAAAGCCTCTAAGCTTCAGTTCAGCAGTGACCGTACCGCAAACCGACACAGGTGGGCGAGATGAGTATTCTAAGGCGCTTGAGAGAACTCGGGAGAAGGAACTCGGCAAATTGGTACCGTAACTTCGGGATAAGGTACGCCCCTGTAGCTTGACTGGCCTGCGCCAGAAGGGTGAAGGGGTTGCAATAAACTGGTGGCTGCGACTGTTTAATAAAAACACAGCACTCTGCAAACACGAAAGTGGACGTATAGGGTGTGACGCCTGCCCGGTGCCGGAAGATTAAATGATGGGGTGCAAGCTCTTGATTGAAGTCCCGGTAAACGGCGGCCGTAACTATAACGGTCCTAAGGTAGCGAAATTCCTTGTCGGGTAAGTTCCGACCTGCACGAATGGCGTAACGATGGCCACACTGTCTCCTCCCGAGACTCAGCGAAGTTGAAGTGTTTGTGATGATGCAATCTCCCCGCGGCTAGACGGAAAGACCCCATGAACCTTTACTGTAGCTTTGCATTGGACTTTGAACCGGTTTGTGTAGGATAGGTGGGAGGCTGTGAAGTGTGGACGCTAGTCTGCATGGAGCCGTCCTTGAAATACCACCCTGATCTGTTTGAGGTTCTAACCTTGGTCCGTGATCCGGATCGGGGACAGTGCATGGTAGGCAGTTTGACTGGGGCGGTCTCCTCCCAAAGGGTAACGGAGGAGTACGAAGGTACGCTAGGTACGGTCGGAAATCGTGCTGATAGTGCAATGGCATAAGCGTGCTTGACTGTGAGACTCACAAGTCGAACAGGTGCGAAAGCAGGTCATAGTGATCCGGTGGTTCTGTATGGAAGGGCCATCGCTCAACGGATAAAAGGTACTCTGGGGATAACAGGCTGATACCGCCCAAGAGTTCATATCGACGGCGGTGTTTGGCACCTCGATGTCGGCTCATCTCATCCTGGGGCTGTAGCCGGTCCCAAGGGTATGGCTGTTCGCCATTTAAAGAGGTACGTGAGCTGGGTTTAAAACGTCGTGAGACAGTTTGGTCCCTATCTGCCGTGGGCGCTGGAAGTTTGAGGGGGCCTGCTCCTAGTACGAGAGGACCGGAGTGGACGAACCTCTGGTGTACCGGTTGTGACGCCAGTCGCATCGCCGGGTAGCTATGTTCGGAAGAGATAACCGCTGAAAGCATCTAAGCGGGAAACTCGCCTCAAGATGAGACTTCCCCGGGGACTAGATCCCCTTGAAGGGTCGTTCGAGACCAGGACGTTGATAGGTCAGGTGTGGAAGCGCAGTAATGCGTTAAGCTAACTGATACTAATTGCCCGTAAGGCTTGATCCTATAACAGGTGTGTTTCAGACACGCATGGTTGAGTGATCACGTGTTGTGCCGATTCAAACAACACAACCCCAATTCAGCAACACCCTCTTTACGCTTCTTCCAGATTGGCTGTGGCGCCTCCAAAGGCGACGCAGCAACCCGTCATGCCTGATGACCATAGCGAGTTGGTCCCACCCCTTCCCATCCCGAACAGGACCGTGAAACAACTCCACGCCGATGATAGTGCGGATTGCCCGTGTGAAAGTAGGTAATCGTCAGGCTCCTCATGCTGTAACGTCCAGAACCCCGGTGTCTCCGAAAGAGAACCGGGGTTCTGGCGTTTGGGCGCGTGTTGAAATGAAAGTGAGCCTGCCGTTCACGAAACGGCGCAGCAAAACGCCCCGCACGGCCAGCTCGACTGGCCGCGGCGAGTTTTCACAGGCCAAGTGCGCGCCGGTGGGGTGCCGGCGCTGGGTTCAGTGCCTGCGGCGAACCCGGTCGAGCACGTGATGCTCGGCCAGCCAGTGATGCATCATGCCTTCGCCGTCGTGCTCCTTCCGGTAGGCGCGCGATTCGAAAATCGATAGCCCGAGCAGAACTAGCAGACCCACAGCAAGACCGATCAGACCCGCAATAGTTTCGGCATCCATGGCAGCCTCCTGTCGATTGCAGCCATCTCCGTATCTTAGAACAGTGTCGCAACGGAAAAAATAGCGAGTTCAGCCGTTTTGCTACCCGTCTGGAGCGCTGATCGGATCACCATTCAGAAAGGAATTGAGGCAATGCCCCGTGTTTTTCTGGCCCTTGCAATGGCCGCTTTGCTTTCGGCATGCGCCGACAACGCGACGACCCACCGCCACGGCACGCCGCCGCAGGATCCGCCCGACTACCACGGCGTGCCGACCGACGATCGGCCGCCGATGATGATCGACAACCCACCGCCTGTTCAATAAGCGCCGACGCTGGGCGCGAGCGCGCTCAGCGTAACTGCGCAGACATAGGGCTAATCGCGCCGCTGATGCGCGGCAGCAAGGGCGAGAGCGTCAGACCGCGCGCGGCCATGAAGACAAGCAGGGCGATCCACAATCCATGATTGCCGAGCGGCCCGACCAGCGCCCAGGACGCGCACAGAAACACAGCCAGCGAAACAGCCATGGCTTGCATGAGTTCGCGTGTTCGCGTGGCCCCGATGAATACGCCGTCCAGCAGAAACCCCCAGACGGAAATGACCGGCGAAAGCGCGGCCCATGGGAGAAATGCCAGGGCGGCGGCGCGCACCGCCGGCTGATCGGTTAGCTGAGCGATGATCCACGGCCCGCAGGCCCAATAAACCAGAGAAAAACCGAAGGCGCCTAGCGCCGCCCAGAACAGGTTGATCTTCACGGCCTGACGGAACGCACTACGATTGCCTGCGCCGATCGCCGCGCCAACGAGCGCCTCGGCTGCATGGGCGAATCCGTCGAGACCGTAGGCCATGAAGGTCTGGAAGTTGAGGAGCAGGGCGTTCGCGGCAAGGATCGCGTCGCCTTGCTTCGCGCCCAGATGCGCGAACCACCCAAACGAGCCCAACAGACAAAGCGTGCGCAGAAAGATATCGCGATTGATCGCGATGAGGCGCTTGAGCGCAGCAGGTTCAACCACGGTTTGCAGTGCAAGCGGCGCGAGCCCGCGAGGACGTAGCCTCCACAGCACGCATGCCCCGAAGACAAAACCGAGCGCATCCGCCGTAGCCGTCGCCGCACCGATACCGGCGATGCCCCATCGCAGCCCATACACGTAGGCGAGCACCGCAACGACGTTCGTGAGATTGATGAAGATCTGCGAAAGCAGCGCAATGCGCACGCGCTGCGTGCCGAGCAGAAAGCCGAGCACGACGTAGTTAGCCAAGGCGAACGGTGCCGAGCCGATGCGTGCAAAGCAGTAAACCCCGGCGTTGCGTTGCACCTCGACGCTGCCGCCAATGGCCGCGAGCGTGTACCGGATCAAGGGAGATTGAATCAGCAGGATCGCGGCGCCGATCGCGAATGCGAGAAGCAGGGCGCGCACGACATTCGCGCGCAATGCGGGGAGGTCGCGACCGCCGTAGGCCTGTGCGACGAGTCCGGTCGTCCCCATACGCAGGAAGCCGAAGCCCCAAAACACGAAGTTGAAGAACAGGCCGCCTAGCGCGACGCCGCCCAGATCGGCTGCACTGCCGAGGTGACCTGCCACAGCTGTGTCGACGGCGCCGAGAATGGGCTGCGTGAGATTGGCAAGGACGATGGGAAACGCGAGCGTCAGTACGCGTCTATGCCAACCTCGCTGTTCGGGCAGGGCCTCGGCGCCGCTCAAGCGCGTTCCTGAACGCACACCCACGGCGAGACCACGACCGCCCACAACTCCGGCTTGCGAGCCGCGTAATCGGCCGCGGTTTCTGCAGGCATGCGCTCGACGAGGCCAGACGACAGCCATTGCATGACGACGGCACTGTCGTCGTTGGCAATGGCCTCGGCTACGCTCACGAGGTCGAGGTCGCTCGCCACGCTCAGCAGTTTGCCTTGCGCGAAGAAACGTTCGAGATCCTGCCAGTCGATCTTGGCGGTTTCGCCGAGCAGCCTGGCGTACGTCGAACTGGGGGTGGCGTCTTCGATAGTCATGGTGATTGGGAATTCGTTGCGGCCGATACTATAAACGATAGTCTGACCGCCGGTCGCTGGCCGGATGGCGAACGCTGAATCGGCGGTATTTATCCAGGCTCGCGTCGCCAAAATACAGACAATAAGTCACATTAAATCAGTCAAACATCTGATCTAAGCGTGCTGCGAATTGGTGTTTCAAATTTGTACACCACGCCGAATAAATACGCTGTTGCGTGCGCTCGCCCACTAAAGCCGGGTGCCTCAAAAATGCGAAAAGTGCCGCGCTTTAAACCGGCGATCCGGGTTCGCAAAAAGCCCTCGAAAAAACAATCTACGTCAGCCCGAGCGACCCGTCCAGCAAGCCTTTGCGCCATTCGGCGACTTGTCGCTGTGTGTCTTTGAAGTACGCGATTCTATGCGCAGGACCAGTTGATTCGGCGTCCTCAATCGTTGCTGAAAAGTGATGCGACACATAATCCGTGCGGCGTAGCACATTTTCGCGCTAATTAAGTGATTGCGCCGCAGGAAGCCCGTTGATAGATTGCGATTCGGCGCATGGTAAACCGGTCCTTTGCCGATATGCGCCAAACCCCCGTTAGCCCGGCGCCATGCCGGGCTTTTTTTTGTTCATCGATTAGCTGGCCGTAACGGCCTGTCTCAGCGCGCCGGGAGTTGTCGCGTTGGATCGATCGAGCGTCCCTGGTATCGCAGTTCGAAATGCAGCATCACACGATCGTTGTCGCTGTTGCCCATTTCCGCGATCTTTTGCCCTTGCGCGACGCTTTGACCTTCCTTCACAAACAAGGCCTGATTGTGCGCATAGGCCGTCAGGTAATCGCCGCTGTGCTTGATGATCAGCAAGTTACCGTAGCCACGCAGACCATTACCGGCATAGACCACGGTGCCGGGCGCGGCGGCGACGATCGGCGTGCCGGCCGCATTGACGATGTCGATGCCCTTGGAATTGCGGCCATCGAAGCCGCGGATGACCTGTCCGCTAGTCGGCCAGACAAGCGAGATCGAAGGCGCGGCCGCCGCCGACGCTGCGGATGAGTCCGCGGATGACGGCGCAGATGACGTGTCGGCTGCGTTGGCGCTCTCGCGCGGGGCAGTCGCTGCGCTGCGCGGCGCGCCACCGGTCCGGGCGCTCGCTGTGCCGGCGGGCGGCTCCACGCGCAGGACCTGGCCGACTTCGATGGCGTCAGGGTTCGACAGATTGTTCCAGCGCACGATGTTTTGCACGGACTGGCGATTGCTGCGCGCGATCTTGTACACGGTGTCGCCGCGTTCCACGCGGTAAAAGCCGGGGCCGACCGGAGCCGATCCGCACGCCGTGACCAACGCAACGAGTGCCGCACATGCAATCCGTCTGATTCCTGGCGCCAACATTGAACCTCGCATAACCTTGCCTCGACGGACCACGGTCCGCCGCGCTGGCAAAACGCCTGATTTTAGCGGGTTTGCCAACGCAACTGGGGTTTTGCCTGACGAATGACTGACGAAAGCGGCAGCATCCATACCTGTGGCAGCCCCGTGCGGGGCCGGCGGGCGCGATTAGCCGCCAAGCGTCTTGACGCCGATGCGCAGCGTCGCCGTCTCCGTTTGGCCCGGCGCGAGCCAGCGCAGGCCGAGCCCGTTGTGAATCGCGTCGGGCAAACCAAGCCAGGGTTCAACGCAGTAGAAGTCGGAATCGGCGGCTTCGGTCCAAGTCGTCACGGCGTACCAGGGCAGCGAGCCGGGCCGGTTCAGATCGATGGTCACCGCGCGGCCTAGTCCCGGCGTAACGAGGCGCACCGGCGCGGCGGGCGGCGTCGGCTCGAGCACATGGAAGCGGTCGATGATGCTTGCGTCATCAAGCCTGTACTGCGCCTTGCCGGGCTCGGGCGCGCTGATCGAACCGTCCGCGAGTTGATGACGGCGGTGGGACGCCGGCAAGTCGAGTGTCGTCTGCGCGCGCTGGGTATGCGGCAAGGCGAAATAGAAATGATGGCCGGCGTACCAGGGAAGCGGCTGCGCGCCGGTATTGGTCGCGGCGAGCGTGACGTCGAGCGTATGCGCGTCGGCCAGCTGGTAGGACGCTTCGAAGCGAAAGGCGAACGGGTATCCAGTGCGCGTCGCATCCGAGTCGCCGAGCGTCATCTTCAGGCCGTGCCCATCGTCGTCGATTTGTGCCGCGAACGGCAGGTCGCGCGCGAATCCGTGCATTGGCAGATCGCGAACCACGCCCTGTGCGTCGCGCCAGCGGCCGATCTGGCCGTCCACACGATGGCGGCCAAGGAAGGGGAAAAGCAGCGGATTGCCGCCGCGCACGCGCGCCGGCTCGGCCCAGTTTGCATTCTCCGGCCACACGATGACTGGGCTACCGTCGACGTGCCACGAGAGCAAACGGCCGCCGGCCCAGGGTGCGAAACGCAGCGTCGAGGCACCGCGTGTGAGGGTGAGGATGTCCTGTGCTGGATGAGCGTTCATGGGCGGGCCTGAAGTGGATGGAAGGAGGGCGGCGCGTATGCGCCGGGCAGGCGGATTTTGCGCTGCTTTCTCATGCGTGAAAACCCTCGTCGGGAAAGCGTGGGTGTCGGTGTCTGACAAGAGTCAGCATAATCCGCATGACCGTGCGGTAGCGCACAGAGCATTTTCGCAGGAGACCGCCCGATGGACCTCGCAATGGCAATGAGCATGGCGCTGTTCAGCCTCTTTGTCGGCAGCAGCGCGTATTTCTTTTACAAGATGGCGCGCTGATCACGCCGCTTGCCATCGCCCCACCATTAGATTCCTGCTTGCGCGACACGTACGTTCGCGCCAGGATCCCTGCCTTCGCAGCCAACTTTGTTGCGCCGCAGTAACTTTTCTGACAAAACCATCTCCAGGCTTGGCGCTGCAATACGGCCCAGGCATAATCGGTGCGCTCCGCCGCACCGGCTCCGCAACGGTCCGGCCCCTTACACCACCATTACGAGGATCCGCGCGTGAGTCTCTGGTTTCTATTCTTCCTGAGCGTGTTGCAAGGCGTCACCGAACTGTTTCCGGTGAGCAGTCTCGGCCATACGCTGCTCGTGCCCGCGCTGTTCGGCATGCACATCGACAAGCACGCGCCACAGCTGCTGCCATTCCTCGTCGCGTTGCATCTGGGAACCGCAGTCGCTCTGCTCTGGTATTTCCGTGAGCGCTGGGTCGCGCTGATCAGTGGCTTCTTCAGCTCGCTGGCCGGCCGCAAGAACGACGATGGCCACATGATGTGGGCGCTCATTATCGGGACGATTCCGACGGGTATTGTTGGCCTCGTGCTCGAAAAGCGCATCGAAGCCATCTTTCACGATCTGCGCATTGTCGCGGCCGCGTTGATGGTCAATGGCGTGCTGTTGTGGTTCGGCGATCGCCTCCAGCGTGCGCGTACGCATCGTCCGCCCGAGAAGCTCACGTTCCGCCAGGCATTTCTCGTCGGCCTCGCGCAGATCGGCGCGCTCATTCCCGGCTTTTCGCGCAGCGGCCTCACGATGATCGCCGGCAATGCGGCGGGCCTTACGGCAGAAAAGGCTGCGGAGTTCTCGTTCCTGCTCGGTACGCCGATCATCTTCGCGGCTGGCGTGCTCGAACTGCCGAAGCTTTTTCACGCGCGAGATCAACTGATGACTGCGGTCGTCGGCGGCGTGCTCACGGGTATCGCGGCCTGGCTGAGCGTGAAGTTCCTGATGAAGTATTTCGAGGGACGCGGACGCCTCGCATCGTTCGGTGCATATTGCCTGATCGCGGGCGCGATCTTCCTGGGCTGGTTCGCGCTGCATCAGCAGCCGGTTTGAATCTGGCGCGAAGGCAAGCGTGACGAGCGAGGCGCGACCGCGTGGGACGATCGCGGTATAATCCAGCCCCGTCTTCGCGAGGCCCGCTTGCGGCCTTGTGCACGTTCACGCGACAGTAGCTCAGCTGGATAGAGCATCGGCCTTCTAAGCCGAGGGTCGGGGGTTCGAGCCCCTCCTGTCGCGCCAATTAAATCAAGCACTTAGCCCGGTCACTGCGACTGGGCTTTTTGCTTTATGAAACCTGTGTAAGCGCTGGTGTAAGCATTTTTCATGAACCGTCACCGCCGGACACACGGGAAACCGCATTGTCCACACGGAATTGCCAACCCTTTGACTAGCATCAGTAAAGGTAACGCGAACCTGTACGGCAACTACTCGGCCCATCGTCGCGTATAGAGGTTCCACTCTGATGCGGCAGAATCGACAAGCCAAGACGACGCGACAATCGGAATAGTGCGTCGGGATTCTTCGCAGATTGAAACAACGGAGATTTTCCCTACGTTTTCTATAAATTCGAGTCTATGTTTACCGAAAAGCGGCGACTTAGGCGGAC belongs to Paraburkholderia flagellata and includes:
- a CDS encoding aldose epimerase family protein, with the protein product MNAHPAQDILTLTRGASTLRFAPWAGGRLLSWHVDGSPVIVWPENANWAEPARVRGGNPLLFPFLGRHRVDGQIGRWRDAQGVVRDLPMHGFARDLPFAAQIDDDGHGLKMTLGDSDATRTGYPFAFRFEASYQLADAHTLDVTLAATNTGAQPLPWYAGHHFYFALPHTQRAQTTLDLPASHRRHQLADGSISAPEPGKAQYRLDDASIIDRFHVLEPTPPAAPVRLVTPGLGRAVTIDLNRPGSLPWYAVTTWTEAADSDFYCVEPWLGLPDAIHNGLGLRWLAPGQTETATLRIGVKTLGG
- a CDS encoding DUF2288 domain-containing protein, yielding MTIEDATPSSTYARLLGETAKIDWQDLERFFAQGKLLSVASDLDLVSVAEAIANDDSAVVMQWLSSGLVERMPAETAADYAARKPELWAVVVSPWVCVQERA
- a CDS encoding MATE family efflux transporter encodes the protein MSGAEALPEQRGWHRRVLTLAFPIVLANLTQPILGAVDTAVAGHLGSAADLGGVALGGLFFNFVFWGFGFLRMGTTGLVAQAYGGRDLPALRANVVRALLLAFAIGAAILLIQSPLIRYTLAAIGGSVEVQRNAGVYCFARIGSAPFALANYVVLGFLLGTQRVRIALLSQIFINLTNVVAVLAYVYGLRWGIAGIGAATATADALGFVFGACVLWRLRPRGLAPLALQTVVEPAALKRLIAINRDIFLRTLCLLGSFGWFAHLGAKQGDAILAANALLLNFQTFMAYGLDGFAHAAEALVGAAIGAGNRSAFRQAVKINLFWAALGAFGFSLVYWACGPWIIAQLTDQPAVRAAALAFLPWAALSPVISVWGFLLDGVFIGATRTRELMQAMAVSLAVFLCASWALVGPLGNHGLWIALLVFMAARGLTLSPLLPRISGAISPMSAQLR
- a CDS encoding undecaprenyl-diphosphate phosphatase, whose protein sequence is MSLWFLFFLSVLQGVTELFPVSSLGHTLLVPALFGMHIDKHAPQLLPFLVALHLGTAVALLWYFRERWVALISGFFSSLAGRKNDDGHMMWALIIGTIPTGIVGLVLEKRIEAIFHDLRIVAAALMVNGVLLWFGDRLQRARTHRPPEKLTFRQAFLVGLAQIGALIPGFSRSGLTMIAGNAAGLTAEKAAEFSFLLGTPIIFAAGVLELPKLFHARDQLMTAVVGGVLTGIAAWLSVKFLMKYFEGRGRLASFGAYCLIAGAIFLGWFALHQQPV
- a CDS encoding peptidoglycan DD-metalloendopeptidase family protein, with the protein product MLAPGIRRIACAALVALVTACGSAPVGPGFYRVERGDTVYKIARSNRQSVQNIVRWNNLSNPDAIEVGQVLRVEPPAGTASARTGGAPRSAATAPRESANAADTSSAPSSADSSAASAAAAPSISLVWPTSGQVIRGFDGRNSKGIDIVNAAGTPIVAAAPGTVVYAGNGLRGYGNLLIIKHSGDYLTAYAHNQALFVKEGQSVAQGQKIAEMGNSDNDRVMLHFELRYQGRSIDPTRQLPAR